In Malania oleifera isolate guangnan ecotype guangnan chromosome 8, ASM2987363v1, whole genome shotgun sequence, a single window of DNA contains:
- the LOC131161622 gene encoding aspartyl protease AED3: MDPTTTLLFFLLLLSIAVATDPCSQSDGSDLSVIPIYGKCSPFSPRKPGSWPNTVINMASKDPERLAYLSSLVAQKAPTVPIASGQHALNVANYVVRVKLGSPGQTMFMVLDTSNDAAWVPCSGCAGCSSTTFSPKASSTCRSMDCSEPECTQVRGLSCPATGSGACLFNQSYGGDSSFAATLSRDSLSLANDVIPSYSFGCINAVSGGSVPPQGLLGMGRGPMSLLSQSGSRYSGVFSYCLPSFKSYYFSGSLKLGPAGQPKSIKTTPLLRNPHRPSLYYVNLTGVSIGKVRVPVDPKFLAFNPNTGAGTVIDSGTVITRFVQPVYDAIKQEFRKQVAGPFTTLGAFDTCFRATNEAVAPAVTIHLEGMDLRLPMENSLIHSSAGTVACLAMAAAPNNVNSVLNVIANLQQQNLRILFDVANSRLGIARELCN; the protein is encoded by the coding sequence ATGGACCCTACAACCAcactcctcttctttcttcttctcctctcaATCGCCGTGGCTACTGACCCTTGCTCCCAATCCGACGGCTCAGATCTCTCCGTCATTCCCATCTACGGCAAATGCTCCCCCTTCTCACCGCGCAAACCCGGTTCTTGGCCCAACACCGTTATTAACATGGCCTCCAAGGACCCGGAGCGCCTGGCCTACTTATCTAGCCTCGTCGCCCAGAAGGCCCCCACTGTCCCAATTGCCTCCGGCCAGCACGCCCTCAACGTTGCCAACTACGTCGTCCGGGTCAAGCTCGGGTCCCCGGGTCAAACCATGTTCATGGTTCTCGACACCAGCAACGACGCCGCCTGGGTGCCGTGCAGCGGCTGCGCCGGCTGCTCCTCCACCACTTTCTCGCCCAAGGCCTCTTCCACCTGCCGGTCGATGGACTGCTCCGAACCCGAATGCACCCAGGTTCGTGGGCTCTCGTGTCCGGCAACCGGGTCGGGCGCGTGCTTGTTTAACCAATCCTACGGCGGAGATTCATCCTTCGCGGCCACCCTCTCCCGCGATTCCCTAAGTCTAGCAAATGACGTCATTCCCAGCTACTCATTTGGGTGCATCAATGCGGTTTCGGGTGGGTCGGTGCCGCCACAGGGTTTGCTGGGGATGGGCCGGGGCCCCATGTCGTTGCTCTCCCAATCCGGGTCGCGCTACTCGGGCGTGTTCTCGTACTGCCTGCCCAGTTTCAAGTCCTACTACTTTTCCGGGTCGCTGAAACTCGGGCCGGCGGGTCAACCAAAGAGCATCAAAACCACCCCACTTTTGCGTAACCCGCACCGGCCGTCGCTGTACTACGTCAACCTGACCGGGGTCAGCATCGGCAAGGTCCGGGTACCAGTGGACCCGAAGTTCTTAGCGTTCAACCCGAACACCGGGGCGGGAACAGTGATTGATTCGGGCACGGTTATAACCCGGTTCGTCCAGCCGGTCTACGATGCCATCAAACAGGAGTTCAGGAAACAGGTGGCGGGCCCGTTTACGACGCTGGGAGCGTTTGACACATGTTTCAGAGCGACGAACGAGGCGGTGGCGCCCGCCGTGACGATCCATTTAGAGGGGATGGATTTGAGGCTGCCGATGGAGAACAGCCTGATACACAGCAGTGCTGGGACGGTGGCGTGCCTGGCGATGGCGGCGGCGCCGAACAACGTGAACTCGGTGCTGAATGTGATAGCCAATTTGCAGCAGCAGAACCTTCGGATTCTCTTCGATGTTGCCAACTCTCGCTTGGGAATTGCTCGCGAGCTCTGCAACTAG